The Anas platyrhynchos isolate ZD024472 breed Pekin duck chromosome 34, IASCAAS_PekinDuck_T2T, whole genome shotgun sequence genome contains a region encoding:
- the LOC140000854 gene encoding LOW QUALITY PROTEIN: kinesin heavy chain-like (The sequence of the model RefSeq protein was modified relative to this genomic sequence to represent the inferred CDS: inserted 3 bases in 3 codons; deleted 2 bases in 2 codons) codes for MAEPSTECSIKVLCRFRPXNQAEILRGDKFLPVFQGDDSVVVGGKPYVFDRVFPPNTTQEQVYHACAMQIVKDVLAGYNGTIFAYGQTSSGKTHTMEGKLHDPQQMGIIPRIAQDIFNHIYAMDENLEFHIKVSYFEIYLDKIRDLLDMTKTNLSVHEDKNRVPYVKGCTERFVSSPEEILDVIDXGKSNRHVAVTNMNEHSSRSHSIFLINIKQENVETEQKLSGKLYLVDLAGSEKVSKTGAEGAVLDEAKNINKSLSALGNVISALAEGTKAYVPYRDSKMTRILQDSLGGNCRTTMFICCSPSSYNDAETKSTLMFGQRAKTIKNTASVNLELTAEQWKKKYEKEKEKNKALKETIARLEAELSRWRSGEAVPETEQLSGAEAETETETGGGEELGRGGVGSEPPRNDNSSSIVIHISEEERHKYEEEIRKLYKQLDDKDDEINQQSQLMEKLKQQMLDQEEVLAAARGGGXAARRELAALRAEHGAARAEVAEVLAALEELARSYDRKAQEAEDTGRHNRRLADELARTEVGTPPLPPCWDPNNPSCYPSLNPHWDPPLYPNWLLSWESHWNPTGNPSSHLDWHLNWDLHWDPTWDPPAAPTGTPTGP; via the exons atGGCGGAGCCCAGCACCGAGTGCAGCATCAAGGTCCTGTGCCGGTTCCGGC TGAACCAGGCGGAGATCCTGCGGGGGGACAAATTCCTGCCCGTCTTCCAGGGGGACGACAGCGTGGTGGTGGGG ggcaaACCCTACGTCTTCGACCGCGTCTTC CCCCCCAACACGACGCAGGAGCAGGTTTACCATGCCTGCGCCATGCAGATCGTCAAGG acgtgCTGGCGGGGTACAACGGCACCATCTTCGCCTACGGGCAGACCTCGTCGGGCAAAACCCACACCATGGAG GGGAAGCTGCACGACCCCCAGCAGATGGGCATCATCCCCCGCATCGCCCAGGACATCTTCAACCACATCTACGCCATGGACGAGAACCTTGAGTTCCACATCAAg GTTTCCTACTTTGAAATTTATCTGGACAAGATCCGGGACCTGCTGGACA tgaccAAGACCAACCTGTCGGTGCACGAGGACAAGAACCGGGTGCCCTACGTCAAG gggtgcACGGAGCGCTTCGTGTCCAGCCCCGAGGAGATCCTGGACGTGATCG GAGGCAAATCCAACCGGCACGTGGCCGTCACCA ACATGAACGAGCACAGCTCGCGCAGCCACAGCATCTTCCTCATCAACATCAAGCAGGAGAACGTGGAGACCGAGCAGAAGCTCAGCGGGAAGCTCTACCTGGTCGACCTGGCCGGGAGCGAGaag gtcagCAAGACGGGGGCCGAGGGGGCGGTGCTGGACGAGGCCAAGAACATCAACAAGTCGCTGTCGGCGCTGGGCAACGTCATCTCCGCGCTGGCCGAGGGCACG aaagcCTACGTGCCCTACCGGGACAGCAAGATGACGCGGATCCTGCAGGACTCGCTGGGGGGCAACTGCCGCACCACCATGTTCATCTGCTGCTCCCCCTCCAGCTACAACGACGCCGAGACC AAATCCACCCTCATGTTCGGGCAGCg GGCCAAGACCATCAAGAACACGGCGTCGGTGAACCTGGAGCTGACGGCGGAGCAGTGGAAGAAGAAAtatgagaaggagaaggagaagaacaaGGCGCTGAAGGAAACCATCGCCCGCCTCGAGGCCGAGCTCAGCCGCTGGCGCAGCG gggAGGCCGTGCCCGAGACGGAGCAGCTGAGCGGGGCCGAGGCGGAGACGGAGACGGAGACCGGGGGGGGCGAGGAATTAGGGCGGGGGGGGGTCGGCAGCGAGCCCCCCCGCAACGACAACAGCTCCTCCATCGTCATCCACATCTCCGAGGAGGAACGGCACAAGTACGAGGAGGAGATCCGCAAGCTCTACAAGCAGCTGGATGACAAG gacGATGAGATCAACCAGCAGAGCCAGCTGATGGAGAAGCTCAAGCAGCAGATGCTGGACCAGGAGGAG gtCCTGGCGgcagcacggggcgggg aggcggcgcggcgggAGCTGGCAGCGCTGCGGGCCGAGCACGGGGCGGCACGGGCGGAGGTGGCCGAGGTACTGGCGGCACTGGAGGAACTGGCGCGCAGCTACGACCGCAAGGCGCAGGAGGCCGAGGACACCGGGCGCCACAACCGGCGGCTGGCCGACGAGCTGGCCCGCACCGaggtggggaccccccccctgcccccatg TTGGGACCCCAACAACCCCAGTTGCTACCCCAGTCTGAATCCCCACTGGGACCCCCCTCTGTATCCCAACTGGCTCCTCAGCTGGGAATCCCACTGGAACCCCACTGGGAATCCCAGTAGTCACCTGGACTGGCACCTCAACTGGGATCTCCACTGGGACCCCACCTGGgacccaccagcagcccccactGGGACCCCTACTGGCCCCTAA
- the DCTN2 gene encoding dynactin subunit 2: MADPKYADLPGIARNEPDVYETSDLPEDDQAEFEAEELTSTSVEHLIINPNAAFEKFKDKRLGTEGVDFSDRISKMRTTGYEAGEYEMLGEGVGAKETPQQRYQRLQHEVQELVQEVEQIQSAVKDSAAEEELTPMALARQVEGLKQQLVSSHLEKLLGPAAAIDFADPEGALAKRLLQQLEVAKCKKAAAGKSPAKAPAPAGDMLTFELYWRPEQDQFSQAAKIAELEKRLAQLEAMVRYEPDSQNPLLVGLKGTSLVETVQILQAKVNILDVAVLDQVEARLQSVLAKVNEIAKHKAVVQDADTQSKIHQVYEMMQRWDPVASSLPDVVQRLLTLRELHEQATQFGQVLVHLDTTQQEIAGALKDNTVLLAEVQKTMKENLAIVEDNFADIEARIKRLQK, encoded by the exons atGGCCGACCCCAAATACGCCGACCTGCCCGGCATC GCCCGGAATGAGCCTGATGTGTACGAGACCAGCGACCTCCCCGAGGATGACCAGGCCGAGTTCGAGGCG GAGGAGCTCACCAGCACCAGCGTGGAGCACCTCATCATCAACCCCAACGCCGCCTTCGAGAAGTTCAAGGACAAGCGCCTGGGCACCGAGGGAGTGG aTTTCTCTGACCGCATCAGCAAGATGAGGACGACGGGCTACGAGGCCGGGGAGTACGAAATG CTCGGTGAGGGCGTTGGTGCCAAAGAGACCCCTCAGCAGCGGTACCAGCGGCTGCAGCACGAGGTGCAGGAGCTGGTCCAGGAGGTGGAGCAGATCCAG AGCGCGGTGAAGGATTCGGCGGCCGAGGAGGAGCTGACGCCCATGGCCTTGGCCAGGCAGGTGGAGGGCCTGAAGCAGCAGCTGGTCTCCAGCCACCTGGAGAAGCTGCTGGGCCCTGCCGCAGCCATCGACTTCGCAGACCCCGAAGGCGCCCTGGCCAA GCGCCtgttgcagcagctggaggtggcGAAGTGCAAGAAGGCAGCGGCGGGGAAGAGCCCTGCCAAGGCGCCAGCCCCCGCCGGGGACATGCTCACCTTTGAGCTGTACTGGAGGCCGGAACAGGACCAGTTCTCCCAGGCTGCCAAG ATTGCGGAGCTGGAGAAGCGGCTGGCACAGCTGGAGGCGATGGTGCGGTACGAGCCTGACAGCCAG AACCCGCTGTTGGTCGGGCTGAAGGGGACCAGCCTCGTG GAGACCGTGCAGATCCTCCAAGCCAAAGTCAACATCCTGGACGTGGCTGTGCTGGACCAAGTGGAGGCTCGGCTGCAG AGCGTCCTGGCGAAGGTGAATGAAATCGCCAAGCACAAGGCCGTTGTGCAGGACGCTGACACCCAGAGCAAG ATCCACCAGGTCTATGAGATGATGCAGCGCTGGGACCCCGTGGCCAGCAGCCTGCCCGATGTAGTGCAGCGACTGCTGACCCTCAGGGAGCTGCACGAGCAAG CCACACAGTTTGGGCAGGTCCTTGTGCACCTGGACACCACGCAGCAGGAGATAGCTGGTGCTCTCAAGGACAAcaccgtgctgctggcagag GTCCAGAAGACGATGAAGGAAAACCTGGCCATTGTAGAGGACAACTTTGCTGACATAGAAGCCCGCATCAAGCGGCTGCAAAAGTGA